The following nucleotide sequence is from Triticum dicoccoides isolate Atlit2015 ecotype Zavitan chromosome 7B, WEW_v2.0, whole genome shotgun sequence.
CAAGCTTGAATCCTCCAGCAAATCATTCTCAGGCTCAACATCCCACTTATAATGTGGACCTGAATTGTAGCCCTCTGAAAACCTCCTCTTCAGACACTCGTTTGCATGAATAAAGACAAGCTTATCGGCTGTCGTTGCATTCAGCTTGTTTCTCTTTAAATTATGTATGAATGAGTAGGTACTCCAATTTCTTTCGGCAGAGGAGCTACTTATTGGCTGAGACAAGACTTTCTTTGCCACCTCACTTAAAGTTGGAGTTTGTGAGCCATAATTGAACCACCATTCTGTGGCATTCATCGTGGCTGCATCAGCCTGAACGTCGTCTATTGCATACAAACCTTTCTTCATTATAAAGGTGTTAAGCTCCTCACGTAAAAGAGCATACTCTTTTTTATCTTCTGCAATTCTATTTAGAGCCTCTATAACACCTTCTATAACCTCACTGTCATCATTTGGAGCTTTCCTTTGACCACCACCAGGAGCAGGACTTGCAAGATAGGCTTGATCATAATACTTAGGAGAAAGAGCAAAAGCTAAGCAATGAAAATGCCAGTTCATCTTTCCCCACCGATAAAGAATAATTTCATTTACCTTCGACCAATCATCTTTGTGAGGGTTATCTTCCCTTGTCATGACTTCTTGCATCTCGCCAAGCATATTGTCCATTCTTTCATATATATCACCAGATTTTGGACCTTCTCCGTCACTGAACTTGATTACCATATATAATGGTTTTGTGATGTCAAGGATGATTTTAATCTCATCCCAAAATGTCTCATCAATGATATTTTGGGCAATCGCATTTGCTGCTGCTCTTGTTTGTacatcacaagccttcaccagttccTTCCATTTGCTTGTGACAATGGTAGTTGTGAGCGCCTCTCGAACATCCATAAGCCTCTTAAGCACAATATAATGAGAAGCAAATCTTGTTTTTGAGACCTTCAAAAGATCCAACTTGGAGTTGTGTCTAAAGAGATCTTGAAAGTGCTGGTGGTTCCTAAAGAACTTCACAATTGCTTTCCCAGTCTGGTATGTATCAACCATCCAAGcaaacttttttgcaaaatctttGAATACTAGATTCAGTGTGTGAACCACACATGGAGACCAAAATATATGCTTATGCACCTgtcaaatagaaaagagaaacacaaTTGGATATACGTGATCCTCAAACTAAAATCAATGCCGAACAATGAAAAACATACTTTCTCAATTTCTTCACCCGCAACTCTGCAATTAGATGCATTATCAGTGATGACCTGAAGGACATTGGATGGTTCTTCATATTTGTCCATCCGTCAGAAACAACAGAGACACCATGGGAATACCTATATACAGTTATAGACGCCATGAGACACCATCCGTCAGAAAAAATAGATGATTACAAATGCTAAATGTTTGAGGCTTACCATGTTTGTCTAACCGGAGCCAAATCATTCTCCACCTTTCTCTTACATGCATCTAGAAGAGTAGTCCTAGCCTTCTCATATGCAGGAGGTTTGTATCCCTTTGGTGCTCTCTGGATGGCTGCTACCATTTCATAGTATTGAGGACTTCTCAACACATTAAAGGGAATTCCATTAGCACAAAGGAACAACATTATTTGCATGTCCACTGCATCTCTTTCCACCCCAGCAAAAGCTTCTACTAATTGCTTTTTAGGCGCCGAGCCTGAAGCTTGTACTTTCTCAGGTTGGTAGTACTGTAAATCAAAACAGGGAAAGAGTCATATAGGTGCCAATTGTTGTGGTGTTGTCTGAATAATTTTTCTCATAAAAAGCATTTGCATATACCTTATCATATATTTTCTTATACTTGACGCGATCACTTGCGACAGAGCAGCGAGCAATTTGTTTCATCTTGCCAGGACCAACACCAAAGAAGTGCTGATGAATTCTTGTATAACTACTCGTGTACTTCTTATCACAATGTTTGCATCGCCAGGGTCTTGATCCACCAGAGTTCTTCCCTTTAGGTGCATCAAGAAAAAATACCTCATCTAGAAGGGATTTAGCAGGTTTTGCAGTACCATGCTCGGCAGATTCATCTTGTTCATCAACGCTATTATGCTCATCATCGGAATTGATGAgatcaacatcatcaccgtcatcctcCTGGATGTCACTCCGATCTGCTAACTTACGTTTCGACCCAAACGCCATTGCAATCTCTGAATAATGAACGGGTTCATATATTACATTCTTACTCACAAAACTGTAATTCAAAGGCAAGATCTGATGAACTGAATGGTGTAGGTTAGGTGTACCTGAATCTGAAAACCGAATGCCTGAATGTCAGTGGACTCTTGGATCCTCGAGCAATCAAGTCTTCTGAAGCATCGTTGGTTTTGAATCTGAATTTCTGCTGCTGCATGCGCCTCTGGTCACTGGATGCAGGGAGCAACTGGCTGGGACtgggaggaagagggacgagggagTACTTATACAAGAATTGGCTGGGCTGTGTCGTTGATCCATAAATCATCTGTTTCCCAATGAAATTTATTAGCAGCCTTTTGCTTACTCGAGGAGTTTTTTGGGGGAGTGGAGAAGATCGAGACAGAGAGTAAAACGAGGAGTTGGTGATTGATTCGGCTGATTTTTTTGCTTACCCAATCGATTCACGAACCAGTACTGCCGAGTCGACGAATCTGAATCAATGATCCGGCTGCGGAAACGCCGAATCTGCATCGAATCTTACCGAATCGATCCTCGTTCCCGAATCTGATTCCGGGACCATGAATCCGGATCGAGGGACGGTCCATCGTTCCCCGTTTCCGGCTACCATGGTCCGTAAAAGCATATGCTACACGGGCTAGCTGTAAAGTAAAATATCCTGGTGCATGTCGGCAGAGCTTAGCTGTTAAGGAAGTGTACGTGTTACTAGTAGAATGGTGCATGCATGAGCTGGACATGCAATCAATAAATTCTAGTATGTGGTAGGTTCCCGTGTGTGTACGTGGCTGTACACGTGCAGCTCACAGCAATCTTGTAATCTCCTATATAAGGACTAGAGTCCTTCAGTTGTAACTCAGTCAGTCAACAAGAAATAAAGCTTCTAAGTAGTACTAGTACGTGAGCTTCTCTATCActagtgcatgtgtgcgtgtgttcaCTGATTCAACTACATGTATGTGCAGCAGCTGCATCTTCTCTCTTTGCTGCTCTCCAATTCTCTTCGCTTGATCCTGGGAAGCTAGATACCCCGTAGTCTAGCTAACATTTGATATCAGAGCTTTGATTTATGCCAAAATACATGCCACCAAAGGAAGATCCTGGAAGCACTGTGGTGCCAGCGGCAGCAAAAAGCGGCATGTCGCTATAGTGTCCAATGCTGACACGAAACAATTATGCTTCGTGGGCACTGAGGATGCGAGTGATCCTGCAAGCACACGGTGTGTGGGATGCTGTCATCAAGGACGACGTAGACGAGCACATGGATAGACAGGCCATTGCGGTCATCTATCAGGGTATCCCGGAAGATGTACTTCTAATGTTGGCTGAGAAGGACTCGGTCAAGAAGACATGGGAGGCGCTCAAGGTGATACATATGGGCGCGGAGCGCGTCCAGGAGGTGAAACTTCAGACCTTGAAAGGTGATTTCGAGTTGATTCGCATGAAGGAAAGCGAATCAGTGGATGATTTCGCCATGAAGTTGACTACGATTGTCAACGGCATCCGAGCGTTGGGTGAGAAGGTGGAAGACTCCATTATCGTGTGTAAGTTTCTCCGGGTTGtaccttctagatttttgcaaattGCATCCTC
It contains:
- the LOC119341840 gene encoding uncharacterized protein LOC119341840 produces the protein MDKYEEPSNVLQVITDNASNCRVAGEEIEKVHKHIFWSPCVVHTLNLVFKDFAKKFAWMVDTYQTGKAIVKFFRNHQHFQDLFRHNSKLDLLKVSKTRFASHYIVLKRLMDVREALTTTIVTSKWKELVKACDVQTRAAANAIAQNIIDETFWDEIKIILDITKPLYMVIKFSDGEGPKSGDIYERMDNMLGEMQEVMTREDNPHKDDWSKVNEIILYRWGKMNWHFHCLAFALSPKYYDQAYLASPAPGGGQRKAPNDDSEVIEGVIEALNRIAEDKKEYALLREELNTFIMKKGLYAIDDVQADAATMNATEWWFNYGSQTPTLSEVAKKVLSQPISSSSAERNWSTYSFIHNLKRNKLNATTADKLVFIHANECLKRRFSEGYNSGPHYKWDVEPENDLLEDSSLKLEQLRWDSLEDEAADTEPPRKIQRT